A genomic region of Alnus glutinosa chromosome 11, dhAlnGlut1.1, whole genome shotgun sequence contains the following coding sequences:
- the LOC133881315 gene encoding UPF0481 protein At3g47200-like gives MEQSANGQIQATANDLIINVNENSESQMEHQDRVLANDIAKMLESSEPLSSPKCCIYKVPTDLRKVNEKAYTPEVISIGPFHHGDERLETMEKLIKVTYFKRFVQKTVLNVEKLVSIIRNREADVRYCYSHPSALSSDGYVKMILADASFIIVFFLTYCKTNEWMGEEDLTPRLISTVRKDIQLLENQLPFFVIDKIYNFAFASHSNLPSFTELAIRFFARSNSRKISLDPNLKIRHFVDLLRTSFLPQSISQRQPQRNRGQKVTHLYTASQLHEAGVKFKVGSSNCLFDLKFTNGVLEIPQFKLSNNTESLFRNLMALEQYHYPFDGYFTDYIRVLNFLIDTPKDMDLLVRKRILVNGLGDSNAVTNLINNLWRQIFISEANSDYYHLCKDLNTFYEDPWHSWKATLRRDYFSTPWRTASTVTAIIFLALTFSQTICSIISLW, from the coding sequence ATGGAACAATCAGCAAATGGACAAATTCAAGCAACGGCAAATGATTTGATAATAAATGTGAATGAAAATTCTGAAAGTCAAATGGAACATCAAGACAGAGTGTTGGCAAATGACATCGCAAAAATGCTAGAAAGCTCGGAGCCTCTCTCATCACCTAAATGTTGTATCTACAAGGTTCCAACTGATCTTCGCAAAGTGAATGAAAAAGCTTATACTCCTGAAGTTATATCAATAGGGCCTTTTCATCATGGCGATGAAAGATTGGAAACCATGGAAAAGCTAATTAAAGTGACATATTTCAAGAGATTTGTGCAAAAGACTGTGCTAAACGTGGAAAAATTAGTAAGCATTATAAGGAATAGAGAAGCAGATGTTCGTTATTGTTATTCACATCCTAGCGCACTTAGTAGTGATGGTTACGTGAAAATGATCTTGGCAGATGCGAGCTTcattattgtgttttttttgacATACTGCAAGACTAATGAATGGATGGGTGAGGAAGACTTAACACCGCGGTTGATTTCTACGGTAAGAAAAGACATCCAGTTgcttgaaaatcaacttcctttctttgttaTTGACAAAATATACAACTTTGCATTTGCATCTCACTCAAACTTACCTTCTTTCACTGAGCTTGCCATCAGATTTTTTGCACGATCCAACAGTAGAAAAATATCTCTCGATCCCAATTTGAAAATTAGGCACTTCGTTGATTTGTTAAGAACCTCTTTTTTGCCTCAATCGATATCACAAAGACAACCGCAAAGAAACCGTGGCCAAAAAGTTACACATTTGTACACTGCGAGCCAGTTGCACGAGGCAGGAGTGAAGTTTAAGGTGGGCTCAAGCAATTGCTTATTTGACTTAAAATTCACAAACGGAGTGCTGGAAATACCACAATTCAAATTAAGCAATAATACAGAGTCTCTTTTTCGAAACCTCATGGCCTTGGAGCAATATCACTATCCCTTTGATGGTTATTTTACCGATTATATTCGCGTATTGAATTTCCTTATCGACACTCCCAAAGATATGGATTTACTTGTACGAAAGAGGATCTTGGTTAATGGTTTAGGCGACAGCAATGCAGTGACAAATTTAATCAACAATCTTTGGAgacaaatttttatttcagaAGCGAACTCCGATTATTATCATCTTTGTaaagatttgaatacattctaTGAGGATCCTTGGCATAGTTGGAAGGCTACCTTGAGACGTGATTATTTTAGCACTCCCTGGAGAACTGCTTCTACCGTAACTGCTATTATTTTTCTGGCGCTCACTTTCTCACAAACTATATGCTCTATCATCTCATTGTGGTAG